One Aspergillus oryzae RIB40 DNA, chromosome 2 genomic window carries:
- a CDS encoding HAD family hydrolase (predicted protein), which translates to MSQNNHNQDSHTIKESLSTKTWFGFDLDDTLHSFRKASAQASSAVFTTLHEENPNINIDDLKTSYRDILVSTTAGAFADGRTSTEYRRERFSLLLRAHGLEVTTERLDRLLDVYKRSLREALTLKPGALDLLQCIKRRGKKVIVVTEGPQDAQLWTVEELGLRPYVDVLVTTNQIGKSKVEGLFSAVLDKYGIVASDMVYVGDNEKRDVVPAREAGILAVLFDEMGGCSFDDFAALRIDSLGKLGDLLE; encoded by the coding sequence ATGTcccaaaacaaccacaaccaagaTTCACACACTATTAAAGAATCCCTATCCACAAAAACATGGTTCGGCTTCGACCTCGATGACACACTACATTCATTCCGCAAGGCATCAGCCCAAGCATCCTCAGCCGTATTCACAACCCTCCATGAAGAAAACCCGAATATCAACATCGACGATCTCAAAACATCCTACCGGGACATCCTCgtctcaacaacagcaggtGCATTCGCCGATGGAAGGACATCAACCGAGTATCGTAGAGAACGGTtctcgcttcttctccgggCCCACGGATTAGAGGTCACGACGGAGAGACTGGATCGTCTTTTGGATGTTTATAAACGTAGTCTACGGGAAGCGCTGACGCTGAAACCGGGGGCTCTTGACTTACTTCAATGTATTAAGAGGCGAGGGAAGAAGGTTATTGTGGTGACGGAGGGGCCGCAGGATGCGCAGTTGTGGACTGTGGAGGAACTTGGGTTGAGGCCTTATGTTGATGTGCTTGTTACGACGAATCAGATTGGGAAGTCGAAGGTTGAGGGGCTGTTTTCTGCTGTGTTGGATAAGTATGGGATTGTTGCGTCGGATATGGTTTATGTGGGGGATAATGAGAAACGGGATGTTGTACCGGCGCGGGAGGCTGGGATTTTGGCTGTGTTGTTTGATGAGATGGGGGGTTGTTCGTTTGATGACTTTGCTGCGCTGAGGATTGACTCTTTAGGGAAGTTGGGGGATCTGTTAGAGTAG
- a CDS encoding mRNA-binding protein NAB2 (predicted protein), with the protein MSGGRQMGGMGMGPNQMPGGPANMMNMTPQDQMHLMSLLEEQARMMSQFMPGFVSPAINPAFQQNGPQQGRSLFDRVERQQGRRPFNKRDDRNADTDMDTKPDQGGEQDESNTDSICRFNLRCTRRDCPFAHQSPAAPEGTPVDVSDACSYGAACKNRKCTGRHPSPAVKSAHQAEELCKFFPHCANPHCHFKHPSMPLCRNGADCSTEGCKFTHVQTPCKFNPCLNPSCPYKHAEGQKGAFADKVWTADGQEKQHVSERKFVSEEDGAEELIKPGGAEEASQNNQEIAT; encoded by the coding sequence atgTCGGGCGGACGTCAGATGGGTGGAATGGGTATGGGACCCAATCAAATGCCGGGTGGCCCCGCAAACATGATGAACATGACACCGCAAGATCAGATGCATCTCATGTCTCTACTCGAAGAGCAGGCAAGGATGATGTCTCAGTTTATGCCTGGCTTTGTATCTCCAGCAATCAACCCAGCTTTCCAACAAAACGGACCGCAACAGGGCCGTTCATTGTTTGACCGCGTGGAACGCCAGCAGGGACGCCGGCCCTTTAACAAGAGAGACGACAGAAATGCCGATACCGATATGGACACAAAGCCTGACCAGGGTGGTGAGCAGGATGAAAGCAATACGGACTCGATATGTCGCTTCAATCTCCGGTGTACCCGGAGAGATTGCCCATTTGCGCATCAGTCGCCAGCTGCCCCCGAGGGCACTCCCGTCGATGTGTCTGACGCATGTTCTTATGGAGCCGCTTGCAAGAACAGGAAGTGCACCGGTCGCCATCCGTCGCCCGCCGTTAAGTCAGCGCACCAAGCCGAAGAGCTGTGCAAGTTCTTCCCTCATTGTGCCAACCCCCACTGCCACTTCAAGCATCCCTCGATGCCTCTTTGCAGGAATGGCGCAGATTGCTCGACCGAAGGGTGCAAGTTCACGCATGTTCAGACACCTTGCAAGTTCAATCCTTGTCTCAACCCCTCGTGCCCCTACAAGCACGCCGAGGGCCAGAAAGGAGCATTCGCGGACAAGGTGTGGACTGCTGATGGGCAAGAGAAGCAGCATGTGAGCGAGAGGAAATTCGTGTCCGAGGAGGACGGTGCAGAGGAACTGATCAAACCCGGTGGCGCCGAAGAGGCttcccaaaacaaccaagagaTTGCGACATAA
- a CDS encoding uncharacterized protein (permeases of the major facilitator superfamily), with the protein MSPDSEMTMSEKQTPEGVSETTSEDPIEWDGALHGFPLYLGALGLGLALFLTGIEATIVSTSLVTITNDLDDFGRSSWVITSYLLTYTGFLMIWSKIGDIWRVKTSLLVSLFMFTAFSGGCGGSQSLRQLIICRAFQGVGGAGVYSLTLYSFVRIVPYRQYDTISSVAGGILSLGLVLGPLIGGAVAEKGSWRWVFLCNVPAGAFSWVLLLIVLPANFPNAPSAQTASSKYKGAGMKIKTFFQRADTLGALALLTASSFAIAALQEGNFEYAWSSGLVISFLVISGIFWIAFLLWEWFISKKDLDIYAMFPWRLAGNRIFLGAALGFFTTGLPMTVSIIMIPQRFQIVNSCSPIDAGVRFLAYALSSPVGIMSCSVLTGRLKIPFCYVALGGIVLQVVGLFLFSETAFSTDISAAQYGYLVLAGLGTGTSVAVFYMMVPLVVDGKDQSIALSTGLQLRMLGGVLGVAASTTILHNYLRSRLSVTLDPDQVSLLLSSSDAIGIFSPYIQLQVRQAYSVAYSAQVKLAGGFSVAQLLSVAMIWKRSNVRYLKR; encoded by the exons ATGTCCCCGGATTCTGAAATGACCATGTCCGAAAAGCAGACTCCTGAGGGTGTCAGTGAGACCACCAGTGAAGACCCTATCGAATGGGATGGTGCTTTACATGGGTTTCCCTTATATCTCGGGGCCCTTGG GCTCGGTCTggctctcttcctcacagGCATCGAAGCTACTATTGTGAGCACATCCTTGGTTACCATCACCAATGATTTGGACGATTTTGGTCGAAGCAGCTGGGTTATCACATCCTACCTGCTCACCTATACAG GATTTCTTATGATCTGGTCGAAGATTGGTGATATTTGGCGGGTAAAAACAAGTCTTCTCGTTTCCCTATTTATGTTCACGGCATTCTCCGGCGGCTGCGGTGGTTCACAAAGTCTCAGGCAACT AATCATCTGCCGGGCATTTCAAGGGGTAGGCGGTGCTGGTGTATACTCTCTCACGCTATATTCCTTTGTCCGTATAGTCCCCTACCGACAGTACGACACCATCAGCTCTGTCGCCGGCGGTATACTGTCCCTTGGTCTTGTCCTTGGCCCCTTGATTGGAGGCGCTGTTGCTGAAAAAGGCAGTTGGCGCTGGGTTTTCTTGTGCAA TGTGCCAGCCGGGGCCTTTTCCTGGGTACTATTACTTATCGTGCTTCCAGCTAACTTCCCCAATGCTCCATCGGCTCAAACAGCCTCATCTAAGTACAAGGGAGCTGGGATGAAGATAAAGACTTTCTTCCAGCGGGCAGACACCCTTGGTGCTCTGGCCTTGTTAACTGCGTCATCATTTGCTATCGCAGCCCTGCAAGAAGGTAATTTTGAGTACGCCTGGTCATCTGGTCTTGTGATCAGTTTTCTAGTTATCTCAGGAATCTTCTGGATTGCATTCCTCTTATGGGAGTGGTTTATCAGTAAGAAGGACCTCGATATTTACGCAATGTTTCCCTGGAGACTGGCGGGTAACCGGATCTTCCTGGGCGCTGCCCT GGGATTTTTTACAACCGGTCTCCCAATGACTGTCAGTATCATCATGATTCCTCAGCGGTTTCAGATCGTCAATAGCTGTTCCCCTATCGACGCCGGAGTCAGGTTTCTAGCCTACGCGTTAAGCAGCCCTGTTGGTATAATGTCCTGCTCTGTACTAACCGGGCGCCTTAAGATACCATTCTGCTACGTTGCACTCGGTGGTATAGTCCTCCAGGTTGTTGGTCTCTTCTTATTTTCCGAGACCGCTTTCTCAACAGACATCTCAGCTGCACAGTACGGATACCTTGTCCTGGCCGGACTAGGAACAGGTACCAGCGTAGCGGTATTCTACATGATGGTGCCGCTTGTGGTCGATGGTaaagatcaatcaattgCCTTAAGCACCGGGCTCCAGCTTCGAATGCTGGGTGGTGTTTTGGGCGTTGCAGCATCTACTACCATTCTGCATAACTATCTCAGGAGTCGATTGTCGGTGACCCTAGATCCTGACCAAGTCAGCCTATTGCTCTCCTCCAGTGATGCTATTGGAATATTTTCGCCCTACATTCAACTACAGGTCCGCCAGGCTTACTCGGTTGCCTATAGTGCACAGGTGAAACTTGCGGGAGGATTCTCCGTGGCTCAGTTGCTATCTGTCGCGATGATATGGAAGCGCTCAAATGTGCGGTATCTCAAACGTTAG
- a CDS encoding uncharacterized protein (predicted protein), with amino-acid sequence MTTVVAVGTPLAEALSNVIQPKLVEMGWSSDGGDDSALTEYVILMLVNGKTQEQIAGELSNDLLGLGEGDTQALDFSRWLFEQVEFLNQQINGGGIQPSIETDPAQAIPSFNDQEAANNQAMMTGDGAMDADMSMGDTGAANDTIRQG; translated from the exons ATGACTACGGTAGTTGCTGTTGGTACTCCCCTTGCGGAGGCCTTGAGTAATGTCATCCAGCCGAAGCTGGTAGAGATGGGATGGAGCTCCGACGGCGGCGATGATTCAGCGTTGACCGAATATGTGATTCTCATGCTTGTCAACGGCAAGACACAAGAACAGATTGCTGGCGAACTCTCCAACGATCTCCTCGGACTCGGTGAAGGCGATACACAGGCTCTGGACTTTTCACGATGGCTCTTTGAACAGGTCGAATTCCTCAACCAACAGATCAACGGCGGGGGTATTCAACCATCAATTGAAACCGACCCTGCGCAGGCCATTCCATCCTTTAACGATCAAGAGGCTGCCAACAACCAAGCGATGATGACTGGAGATGGCGCTATGGATGCCGATATGAGTATGGGCGATACCGGAGCTGCGAACGATACGAT CCGGCAGGGGTAG